The Sulfitobacter sp. S223 genome has a window encoding:
- the recG gene encoding ATP-dependent DNA helicase RecG — MSTRPEPLFPLFAGLDSLPGIGPKTAQHFAGLGVQAPRDLLFTLPQSGIDRRLVPTVQGAPFPTTLTVAVTIGKHAPPRNKGGAYRIHVEDSQTSFQLVFFHARGDYWQRALPEGSRRIVSGRVELFDSIPQMVHPDFTVAEDEADSIPQFEPVYPLTHGVTQKLMYKATRGAVALIPPMGEWIDPGQLAKAGWPDFTTAVTDAHDPEALSDISATAPARERLAYDELFAHQITLALARQVERRKKGRAAKATGVLQAKVLKSLPYSPTGAQTRAIAEIIADMGSDQRMNRLLQGDVGAGKTLVAFMALLAAVEAGGQGVLMAPTEILARQHLQGLQPLAESAGVVLEILTGRDKTAERAAKLAALERGDIQVLVGTHAVFQETVVFNDLRLAVVDEQHRFGVRQRLELGRKGRQADVLVMTATPIPRSLALAQYGDMDVSVLDEKPPGRKPIQTVLISTDRYDQVIDRLRAAIADGRQCYWVCPLVEESEVSDLTSAEERFKRLRAALGEGVVGLVHGQMPPADKDAAMAAFQRGDTKLLVATTVIEVGVDVPNASIMVIERAESFGLAQLHQLRGRVGRGSAASSCLLMFQNPLSETGRQRLEVLRETEDGFVIAETDLKMRGTGDLIGTAQSGVPRFKVADLEKQAALMAVAQSDARKLLNDDPTLEGERGRAARLLLWLMRQDEAIRLISVG, encoded by the coding sequence GTGAGCACGCGTCCCGAACCTCTCTTTCCGCTTTTTGCGGGGCTCGACAGTTTGCCGGGCATCGGCCCCAAGACAGCGCAGCATTTCGCAGGGCTCGGGGTGCAGGCCCCGCGTGATTTGTTGTTTACACTGCCGCAGTCGGGCATTGACCGGCGATTGGTGCCAACGGTGCAAGGCGCGCCTTTTCCGACAACACTGACTGTTGCTGTCACCATCGGCAAACATGCGCCCCCGCGAAACAAAGGCGGCGCTTACCGTATTCATGTGGAAGATTCGCAAACGTCGTTTCAACTGGTTTTCTTCCATGCGCGCGGTGATTACTGGCAGCGCGCGCTACCAGAAGGGAGCCGCCGTATTGTTTCTGGGCGGGTTGAACTGTTTGATAGCATTCCGCAGATGGTCCATCCCGATTTCACGGTGGCAGAGGACGAGGCCGATAGCATTCCGCAGTTCGAGCCGGTGTACCCGCTGACCCACGGGGTTACACAAAAGCTGATGTATAAGGCTACGCGCGGCGCGGTCGCTTTGATCCCGCCGATGGGGGAATGGATTGATCCGGGCCAACTGGCGAAAGCAGGCTGGCCGGATTTCACCACTGCGGTCACTGACGCACATGATCCTGAGGCGCTTTCTGATATCAGCGCCACTGCGCCGGCGCGTGAGAGGCTCGCTTATGATGAGCTTTTTGCCCATCAGATCACACTGGCCTTGGCCCGTCAGGTCGAGCGGCGCAAAAAGGGTCGAGCGGCAAAAGCGACTGGTGTGTTGCAGGCCAAGGTTCTGAAAAGTTTGCCATACTCGCCCACAGGCGCACAAACCCGCGCGATAGCCGAGATTATTGCCGATATGGGCAGTGACCAGCGGATGAACAGGTTGTTGCAAGGGGATGTCGGCGCCGGCAAGACGCTGGTCGCGTTCATGGCGCTGCTGGCGGCTGTGGAGGCTGGCGGGCAGGGGGTGTTGATGGCGCCCACTGAAATTCTTGCGCGGCAGCATTTGCAGGGGCTGCAACCGTTGGCGGAAAGCGCGGGCGTGGTATTGGAAATTTTGACGGGGCGCGACAAGACGGCCGAACGTGCTGCGAAGCTTGCGGCTCTTGAGCGGGGTGATATTCAAGTTCTGGTTGGCACCCATGCTGTTTTTCAGGAAACGGTGGTGTTCAATGACCTGCGCCTTGCTGTCGTGGATGAACAGCATCGGTTCGGTGTACGCCAACGCTTGGAACTGGGGCGTAAGGGACGTCAGGCTGATGTACTGGTGATGACTGCCACACCGATCCCGCGCAGTCTTGCATTGGCGCAGTACGGCGATATGGACGTCAGCGTGCTGGATGAAAAGCCCCCCGGGCGCAAACCCATCCAAACCGTGCTGATCAGCACTGACCGCTATGATCAGGTGATTGACCGATTGCGCGCGGCAATCGCGGATGGACGGCAGTGTTACTGGGTATGCCCGCTGGTCGAAGAAAGTGAGGTGAGCGACCTCACCTCCGCCGAAGAACGGTTCAAGCGGTTGCGCGCGGCTTTGGGAGAAGGCGTCGTCGGGCTTGTCCACGGTCAGATGCCGCCCGCCGACAAGGACGCCGCGATGGCGGCCTTCCAGCGTGGTGATACAAAGCTATTGGTGGCGACGACAGTGATTGAAGTTGGCGTCGATGTGCCGAATGCGTCGATTATGGTGATTGAACGGGCAGAGAGCTTTGGTCTGGCACAATTACACCAATTGCGCGGACGGGTCGGGCGCGGATCGGCTGCGTCAAGCTGCCTGTTGATGTTTCAAAACCCGCTAAGCGAGACAGGCCGCCAGCGCCTTGAGGTGCTGCGTGAAACCGAGGACGGGTTCGTCATTGCAGAAACCGATTTGAAGATGCGTGGCACTGGTGATTTGATTGGTACTGCCCAGTCCGGCGTCCCTAGGTTCAAAGTCGCCGATCTTGAAAAACAGGCGGCACTCATGGCGGTCGCCCAGTCAGATGCGCGCAAGTTGCTGAATGATGATCCGACGCTTGAGGGGGAACGGGGGCGGGCGGCACGCCTGCTTTTGTGGCTAATGCGACAGGATGAGGCGATCCGTTTGATTTCAGTGGGTTAG
- the ligA gene encoding NAD-dependent DNA ligase LigA, giving the protein MTSENKTTDLDISTLTEEQAKAELAALAVKLADADSAYHTEDAPVISDAEYDSLKRRNAAIEERFPTLKRADSPSDQVGAAVAAGFGKITHSVAMLSLANAFSDEDVQEFDTSVRKYLGLPSQAPLTFTAEPKIDGLSLSLRYEGGTLIQAATRGDGAVGENVTANALTIADIPQQLDGAPEVLEVRGEVYMSHADFAALNLRQEERGGKSFANPRNAAAGSMRQLDAEITRSRPLRFFAYAWGSVSAPLGQTQWEAIEKLGSLGFSINPLTRRCQSPAEMIEHYADIEAQRAALGYDIDGVVYKVDDLSLQERLGFRSTTPRWAIAHKFPAELAWTTLEGIDIQVGRTGALSPVARLAPVTVGGVVVSNATLHNEDYIKGLDSKGQEIRGGKDIRVGDLVQVYRAGDVIPKVADVDISNRPAGAEPFDFPQVCPECGSDAVREPGDAVRRCTGGLICPAQAVEKLKHFVSRAAFDIDGLGAKQVEQFYGDGWIAEPADIFTLQDRFGSGVQQLKNREGWGDKSATALFAAIDDKRKIPLSRLLFGLGIRHVGEAASNMIALHYGTWDALAKGVDEARDRTGPAWDDLIGIDGMGTVMAGSLVGAFAQEAERASIDRLIEQLDVQEAKRADTTGSPVAGKTVVFTGTLEKMTRAEAKARAERLGAKVSGSVSAKTDLLVAGPGAGSKAKKAAELGIETLDEDGWLELIAGL; this is encoded by the coding sequence GTGACTTCCGAAAATAAGACAACAGATCTGGACATCAGTACGCTGACCGAAGAGCAGGCAAAGGCGGAACTGGCAGCGCTCGCTGTGAAACTGGCGGATGCGGACAGCGCATACCATACAGAAGATGCACCGGTTATTTCCGATGCCGAATATGATTCACTAAAGCGCCGTAACGCGGCGATAGAAGAACGGTTCCCCACGTTAAAGCGCGCTGACAGCCCGAGCGATCAAGTGGGCGCAGCAGTTGCCGCAGGATTCGGTAAAATCACCCACAGCGTCGCCATGCTGTCTTTGGCCAATGCCTTTAGCGACGAAGATGTGCAAGAATTTGACACCTCTGTTCGAAAATATCTCGGTTTACCCTCTCAGGCGCCGCTTACCTTTACGGCAGAGCCTAAAATTGACGGTTTATCGCTTTCCCTGCGCTATGAAGGCGGGACGCTGATACAGGCAGCCACGCGTGGCGACGGCGCGGTTGGGGAAAATGTCACGGCAAATGCGTTGACCATCGCGGATATCCCGCAGCAGCTGGATGGCGCGCCAGAGGTGCTTGAAGTGCGCGGTGAGGTCTACATGAGCCACGCTGACTTTGCAGCCCTGAACCTGCGTCAGGAAGAACGCGGTGGGAAGAGTTTTGCCAATCCCCGCAACGCTGCTGCCGGTTCCATGCGGCAGCTCGATGCAGAGATCACCCGTTCGCGACCGTTGCGCTTTTTCGCCTACGCATGGGGCAGTGTGTCAGCGCCTCTTGGTCAGACCCAGTGGGAAGCCATAGAAAAGCTGGGTAGTTTGGGTTTTTCGATCAATCCGCTGACCCGCCGCTGTCAAAGCCCGGCTGAAATGATTGAGCATTACGCTGATATCGAAGCACAGCGCGCGGCGTTGGGCTATGACATCGACGGTGTTGTTTACAAAGTAGATGATCTTTCCCTGCAAGAGCGGCTCGGCTTCCGTTCTACCACACCCCGCTGGGCTATCGCGCATAAGTTTCCAGCCGAACTGGCGTGGACCACACTGGAAGGCATCGACATTCAAGTGGGCCGAACCGGCGCTCTTAGTCCGGTTGCGCGGTTGGCGCCTGTTACCGTGGGGGGCGTGGTTGTGTCGAACGCAACGCTGCACAACGAGGATTACATCAAGGGTCTTGATAGCAAGGGGCAGGAGATCAGAGGCGGCAAGGATATTCGTGTCGGCGATCTTGTGCAGGTTTACCGCGCCGGAGACGTGATTCCGAAAGTAGCCGACGTTGATATATCCAACCGGCCCGCTGGTGCTGAGCCGTTCGATTTTCCGCAGGTCTGTCCCGAGTGTGGAAGCGACGCCGTGCGTGAACCGGGCGATGCAGTGCGGCGCTGTACGGGGGGGCTGATTTGTCCAGCGCAGGCAGTGGAAAAGCTCAAGCATTTCGTGTCGCGCGCGGCCTTTGACATTGACGGTTTAGGGGCGAAGCAGGTTGAGCAGTTCTACGGGGATGGCTGGATCGCAGAGCCTGCCGATATCTTCACGCTTCAAGACCGCTTTGGCAGCGGCGTGCAGCAATTGAAAAACCGTGAAGGCTGGGGCGATAAATCTGCCACTGCGCTTTTTGCGGCGATTGATGACAAGCGAAAGATACCGCTGTCGCGGCTGTTGTTCGGACTGGGTATTCGGCATGTGGGTGAAGCAGCATCGAATATGATCGCACTGCACTATGGTACATGGGATGCTTTGGCCAAGGGCGTGGATGAGGCACGGGACCGGACCGGCCCTGCCTGGGACGATCTGATCGGAATTGATGGCATGGGGACTGTCATGGCCGGATCACTTGTTGGCGCCTTCGCACAAGAGGCCGAGCGTGCATCGATAGACCGCCTCATCGAACAACTGGACGTTCAAGAGGCCAAGCGAGCCGATACGACAGGATCGCCCGTGGCCGGAAAGACCGTTGTGTTCACCGGCACACTTGAAAAGATGACCCGTGCAGAAGCCAAAGCGCGCGCAGAGCGATTGGGCGCCAAGGTTTCCGGTTCGGTCAGTGCCAAGACCGATCTTCTGGTGGCGGGGCCGGGTGCGGGGTCAAAGGCCAAGAAAGCAGCAGAGCTGGGCATCGAAACGCTGGACGAAGACGGTTGGCTCGAATTGATTGCAGGCTTGTGA
- the ctrA gene encoding response regulator transcription factor CtrA, whose amino-acid sequence MRVLLVEDDPTTSKSIELMLTHANLNVYATDLGEEGIDLAKLYDYDIILLDLDLPDMNGHEVLRQLRLSRIETPILILSGADDTESKIRGFGFGADDYLTKPFHREELVARIHAIIRRSKGHSQSVIDTGLVSVNLDAKTVSVESKPVHLTGKEYQMLELLSLRKGTTLTKEMFLNHLYGGMDEPELKIIDVFICKLRKKLSTATGGSNYIETVWGRGYVLRDPDPVELDLAASA is encoded by the coding sequence ATGCGCGTGCTGCTTGTCGAAGATGATCCTACGACCTCAAAAAGTATCGAGTTGATGCTGACCCATGCAAATCTGAACGTCTATGCGACGGACTTGGGAGAAGAAGGGATCGATCTGGCTAAGCTGTATGATTATGACATCATTCTTCTGGATCTTGATCTGCCGGATATGAACGGGCACGAGGTTCTGCGCCAGCTTCGACTGAGCCGAATTGAGACACCTATTCTAATTCTGTCTGGTGCCGATGATACCGAAAGCAAAATTCGCGGTTTCGGTTTTGGTGCTGACGATTATCTGACCAAACCGTTCCACCGCGAAGAGCTGGTGGCGCGTATTCATGCCATCATCCGCCGCTCCAAAGGGCATTCGCAATCCGTGATTGATACGGGCCTTGTTTCAGTCAATCTGGATGCCAAAACGGTCAGCGTTGAAAGCAAACCGGTCCATCTGACGGGCAAAGAATACCAGATGCTTGAACTTTTGAGCCTACGTAAAGGGACGACCCTCACCAAGGAGATGTTTCTGAACCACCTGTACGGCGGTATGGACGAGCCTGAGCTCAAGATTATCGATGTGTTCATTTGCAAGTTACGCAAGAAACTGAGCACGGCAACTGGTGGGTCCAACTATATCGAAACAGTCTGGGGACGCGGGTATGTCCTGCGTGATCCGGATCCTGTTGAGTTGGATCTTGCTGCGAGTGCCTGA
- a CDS encoding DUF1153 domain-containing protein, with protein sequence MYLKKVDGPRAVTLANGATMTHADLPPANTRRWVASRKAAVVRGVVYGLISKDDALSRYRLSDDEFIEWVRAVSAHGEVGLKTTMLQKYRQP encoded by the coding sequence ATGTATCTTAAAAAAGTCGACGGCCCGCGCGCCGTAACCCTCGCGAACGGGGCAACAATGACCCATGCAGACCTGCCTCCGGCCAATACCCGGCGGTGGGTTGCTTCACGCAAAGCCGCCGTTGTGCGCGGTGTTGTGTACGGTTTGATCAGCAAAGACGACGCGCTGTCTCGCTATCGGTTGAGTGATGATGAGTTTATCGAGTGGGTGCGTGCTGTGTCGGCCCACGGTGAAGTCGGTCTCAAAACTACTATGCTTCAAAAATATAGACAACCCTAA
- the mnmA gene encoding tRNA 2-thiouridine(34) synthase MnmA — protein sequence MPLDRTPPLNSLGFAKAPADTRVVVAMSGGVDSSVVAAMLAEEGYDVVGVTLQLYDHGAALAKKGACCAGIDIHDARRVAEDMGFPHYVLDYENVFKDAVIDEFADSYLGGATPVPCIRCNERVKFKDLLETAKDLEADCMATGHYIQRMVGENGPELHAAADANRDQSYFLFSTTPEQLDYLRFPLGHLPSKDATRQLAEKYGLRVANKPDSMDICFVPDGDYASVIRKLRPEAAAPGDIVDTEGTVLAHHDGVINYTIGQRRGLGIGGLADPLYVVRLDPDRKEVVVGPKHMLATRTVPVKEINWLGDEPFSSREEWHVAVRVRSTRPPTEAILRPLSDTTAEVELVTAEEGISPGQACVFYDPDSSRIFGGGWIHRG from the coding sequence ATGCCACTTGACCGCACCCCGCCGCTGAATTCGCTTGGTTTTGCCAAAGCCCCTGCCGACACACGTGTCGTGGTCGCCATGTCTGGTGGTGTGGACAGCTCTGTTGTTGCGGCGATGCTGGCCGAAGAAGGCTATGACGTTGTCGGCGTAACGCTCCAGCTTTATGACCACGGCGCTGCACTGGCGAAAAAGGGCGCCTGCTGTGCGGGGATTGATATCCACGATGCGCGGCGCGTGGCCGAAGACATGGGCTTTCCGCATTATGTGCTGGATTATGAAAACGTGTTCAAAGACGCCGTGATAGATGAATTTGCGGACAGCTATCTGGGTGGTGCAACGCCGGTACCCTGCATCCGGTGCAATGAACGGGTGAAGTTCAAAGACCTGCTTGAGACCGCCAAGGATCTGGAGGCCGATTGCATGGCCACAGGTCACTATATTCAGCGGATGGTTGGTGAGAATGGGCCAGAGCTTCATGCGGCGGCTGATGCAAACCGCGATCAAAGCTATTTCTTGTTCTCGACCACGCCCGAGCAGCTGGATTACTTGCGCTTTCCGTTGGGCCATTTGCCGTCCAAGGACGCGACCCGCCAGCTTGCGGAAAAATACGGCCTACGGGTGGCGAACAAGCCTGACAGCATGGACATCTGCTTTGTCCCCGATGGGGATTATGCATCTGTTATCAGAAAGTTGCGGCCCGAAGCTGCTGCACCGGGCGACATCGTAGACACCGAAGGGACTGTGCTGGCACACCATGATGGCGTGATCAATTACACGATCGGCCAGCGTCGCGGCCTTGGCATCGGTGGGCTTGCTGATCCGCTTTATGTTGTTCGCCTTGATCCGGACCGCAAAGAGGTTGTGGTGGGCCCGAAACACATGCTGGCGACCCGCACCGTACCTGTGAAAGAGATCAACTGGCTAGGGGATGAGCCATTCTCATCCCGCGAGGAATGGCATGTGGCTGTTCGGGTCCGCTCCACCCGTCCGCCGACCGAAGCGATTTTGCGGCCCTTGTCAGATACGACTGCCGAAGTTGAACTGGTCACAGCGGAAGAAGGCATCAGCCCCGGTCAGGCGTGTGTTTTCTACGATCCCGACAGTAGCCGCATCTTTGGCGGCGGCTGGATTCACCGCGGCTAA
- the lpxB gene encoding lipid-A-disaccharide synthase has product MRVFILAGEPSGDKLGGALMAGLKELRPDVVFEGIGGVQMQAEGLTSRFDMNELSVMGLAEILPKYLHLKRRIAQTAEAVVAMQPDVLITIDSPDFSLRVAKLVKARSNIRTVHYVAPTVWAWRPGRAAKMARHIDQVLALLPFEPPYMEAAGMRCDFVGHPVVAEPVADTADAESFRADNGLGQAPVLLVLPGSRRSEVARLGERFSDAVQRLKARHPDLKIVVPAAAPVAEAVLALTADWPDTLVLDPREGEYSAAMAQKRAAFRAADVALAASGTVSLELAAADTPMVIAYDMSPLSRLIIGRMLLVDTVTLVNLVSDTRVVPEFIGKSCTPKAIADGVSAVLDAPDAQRSAMAITMQRLGKGGEAPGLRAARAVLDGISRD; this is encoded by the coding sequence TTGCGCGTTTTCATCCTTGCTGGGGAGCCTTCGGGTGACAAACTGGGCGGCGCTTTGATGGCTGGCCTAAAGGAGCTGCGCCCCGATGTCGTGTTTGAAGGTATCGGCGGTGTTCAGATGCAGGCCGAAGGTCTGACCAGCCGTTTTGACATGAATGAATTGAGCGTGATGGGGCTGGCAGAGATCCTGCCCAAATACCTCCACCTCAAGAGACGCATTGCCCAAACCGCAGAAGCTGTGGTGGCGATGCAGCCGGACGTCCTGATTACGATCGACAGCCCTGATTTTTCATTGCGCGTTGCAAAGCTGGTTAAGGCGCGCAGTAATATTCGCACGGTCCATTATGTCGCTCCGACGGTTTGGGCATGGCGACCGGGCCGCGCCGCCAAAATGGCACGCCACATCGATCAGGTGCTTGCCCTGCTGCCGTTCGAGCCACCCTATATGGAAGCCGCAGGTATGCGGTGTGATTTTGTGGGGCATCCTGTGGTGGCCGAACCTGTCGCTGACACGGCAGATGCCGAATCCTTCCGCGCTGATAATGGATTGGGACAAGCGCCTGTTCTTCTGGTCTTGCCGGGATCACGACGATCCGAAGTTGCACGTCTTGGGGAACGTTTTTCAGATGCGGTGCAGCGGCTCAAGGCGCGGCATCCCGATCTGAAGATCGTTGTGCCAGCCGCAGCACCTGTGGCAGAGGCCGTGCTGGCGCTGACGGCTGATTGGCCCGATACGCTGGTGCTTGACCCGCGTGAGGGGGAGTATTCCGCCGCAATGGCCCAGAAACGCGCCGCTTTTCGCGCGGCCGATGTAGCGTTAGCTGCTTCTGGCACTGTCTCGCTTGAGCTTGCAGCGGCGGATACGCCCATGGTCATCGCCTATGACATGAGCCCGCTCAGCCGACTGATCATTGGTCGGATGTTATTGGTCGACACAGTTACATTGGTCAATCTGGTGTCTGACACGCGCGTGGTACCCGAATTTATCGGAAAATCATGCACACCAAAGGCGATTGCTGACGGGGTCAGCGCGGTGCTGGATGCGCCCGACGCGCAACGCAGTGCGATGGCGATCACGATGCAACGGTTGGGCAAAGGGGGCGAGGCCCCCGGTTTGAGGGCCGCGCGCGCTGTCCTGGACGGGATCTCGCGGGATTAG
- a CDS encoding LpxI family protein codes for MTLALVAGRGDLPALVAAGAQTPPLVCGYEGVPLSGLEAELTFRLETLGTLLLELGNRGITQVCFAGALERPALDPSKLDAETAPLVPLFMEALKSGDDGALRVLLELFEKTGFEVIGAHEIAPDLLAQGGVFGSYWPDAQMRKDAAVAAAHILEMSPQDKGQACVAANGHIVAMEDARGTDAMLGDVNDANGGILFKGPKAGQTRKIDLPTVGPETLQAASDAGLRGVIVDAGDVIVLHPSECKTLADSLGLVFWARTGE; via the coding sequence ATGACGCTGGCGCTGGTTGCAGGACGCGGCGATTTGCCGGCATTGGTTGCGGCGGGGGCGCAGACCCCACCGCTGGTGTGCGGATATGAAGGCGTTCCCCTGAGCGGTTTGGAGGCAGAGCTGACGTTCCGCCTTGAGACGCTCGGCACGCTGCTGTTGGAGCTTGGCAACCGTGGCATCACCCAGGTTTGCTTTGCCGGCGCACTTGAGCGGCCCGCGCTTGATCCATCCAAGCTTGACGCTGAAACAGCGCCGCTGGTGCCCTTGTTCATGGAAGCGTTGAAATCCGGTGATGACGGCGCGCTGCGTGTGCTATTGGAGCTGTTCGAGAAGACCGGTTTCGAAGTGATCGGCGCACATGAGATTGCCCCTGATCTGTTGGCTCAAGGCGGCGTCTTTGGCAGTTACTGGCCCGATGCGCAGATGCGCAAGGACGCTGCGGTTGCCGCGGCGCACATCCTTGAGATGTCGCCACAGGACAAGGGGCAGGCCTGTGTTGCTGCCAACGGGCACATTGTCGCGATGGAAGATGCACGCGGGACTGATGCGATGCTTGGTGATGTAAATGACGCCAACGGGGGCATCCTGTTCAAAGGCCCCAAAGCAGGCCAGACTCGCAAGATTGATCTGCCAACCGTCGGGCCAGAGACGCTGCAAGCAGCCTCTGATGCCGGTCTGCGGGGCGTCATCGTGGACGCGGGCGATGTGATTGTTCTGCATCCAAGCGAATGTAAGACGCTGGCAGATTCCCTTGGCCTCGTGTTTTGGGCACGCACGGGCGAATGA
- the lpxA gene encoding acyl-ACP--UDP-N-acetylglucosamine O-acyltransferase: MAIHPSAVIEEGAKIDPSATVGPFCVVGPEVTLGADVVLKSHVVISGQTTVGEGTVIFSFAVIGEIPQDLKFKGETTRLEIGARNRIREHVTMNCGTEGGGGVTVVGDDNLFMAGCHIAHDAIVGNNVVVVNNAAVAGHCVIEDNVIIGGLSGIHQWVRIGRGAIIGAVTMVTNDVIPYGLVQAPRGHLDGLNLVGLKRRGVDRSDITALRAAFQMLAQGEGTFHDRAERLGAETSSDYVREIVDFVLADSGRHFLTPK, translated from the coding sequence ATGGCCATCCATCCCAGCGCCGTCATTGAAGAGGGCGCAAAGATTGATCCAAGCGCCACGGTCGGCCCGTTTTGTGTGGTCGGCCCTGAGGTAACGCTTGGCGCGGATGTGGTGCTGAAATCCCATGTCGTGATTAGCGGTCAAACCACTGTCGGCGAGGGAACTGTGATCTTCTCTTTCGCCGTGATTGGTGAAATCCCGCAGGACCTTAAATTCAAGGGTGAAACAACGCGGCTTGAGATTGGTGCGCGCAATCGTATCCGTGAGCATGTGACAATGAACTGTGGCACAGAAGGCGGGGGCGGTGTGACTGTGGTGGGCGATGACAACCTGTTCATGGCCGGCTGCCATATCGCGCATGACGCTATTGTGGGTAATAACGTTGTTGTCGTGAACAATGCGGCTGTCGCTGGCCACTGCGTGATTGAAGACAACGTGATCATCGGGGGGCTGTCAGGCATCCATCAATGGGTCCGGATCGGGCGCGGCGCGATCATTGGCGCTGTAACGATGGTGACGAATGATGTGATCCCGTATGGCTTGGTTCAGGCGCCGCGCGGCCATTTGGACGGGCTCAACCTTGTCGGGTTGAAACGCCGCGGCGTTGACCGGAGTGATATCACCGCCCTGCGTGCAGCCTTTCAGATGTTGGCACAGGGGGAGGGCACCTTCCATGATCGTGCAGAACGCTTGGGCGCCGAGACCAGCAGCGACTATGTCCGCGAGATTGTCGATTTCGTTCTGGCCGACAGCGGCCGCCATTTCCTGACACCAAAATGA
- the fabZ gene encoding 3-hydroxyacyl-ACP dehydratase FabZ, producing MTQELKRADIQIIQRILPHRYPFLLVDKVEEIDDTQSSVGYKNVTMNEPHFQGHFPGTPIMPGVTIVEAMAQTAGVMIGVALDQLDRDMLIYFMSIDNCKFRRKVVPGDVLRMDVKTVRGKPGGKIWKFSGVATVEGEMAAEAEFMAMLDLPKDGA from the coding sequence ATGACCCAAGAACTTAAGCGTGCAGATATCCAGATCATCCAGCGCATCCTGCCGCACCGCTATCCCTTCCTGTTGGTGGATAAAGTCGAAGAAATCGACGACACGCAGTCGTCGGTTGGCTATAAGAATGTGACCATGAACGAGCCACATTTTCAGGGCCACTTCCCCGGAACACCGATTATGCCGGGCGTTACGATTGTAGAAGCCATGGCTCAGACGGCCGGCGTGATGATCGGTGTCGCACTGGACCAGTTGGACCGCGACATGCTGATTTACTTCATGTCCATTGATAACTGTAAATTCCGCCGCAAGGTCGTCCCCGGTGATGTTCTGCGCATGGACGTCAAGACGGTACGCGGCAAGCCCGGCGGCAAAATCTGGAAGTTCTCCGGTGTGGCCACCGTCGAGGGTGAAATGGCGGCTGAGGCCGAGTTTATGGCGATGCTGGATCTGCCCAAGGACGGTGCATAA
- a CDS encoding OmpH family outer membrane protein: MRRALHCLVFGLGLLFAVPASAQVLSIAETPVLTIDSERLFLNSDFGKRVAREIEEQGNQLATENRQIEAELAEAEQDLTNKRKTMTPEAFRPLADAFDTRVQTTRQAQAAKSRALNSLLEQEREVFLNAAGPVLEALMQEVGASVVLERRTVFISANSTDITAAAIARLNETLGEGDTNTPEPKD, from the coding sequence GTGCGCCGCGCGCTACATTGTCTGGTGTTCGGGCTGGGGCTGCTGTTTGCAGTGCCGGCCTCCGCGCAGGTTTTGTCGATTGCCGAGACACCTGTTCTCACGATCGACAGTGAGCGGTTGTTCTTGAACAGTGATTTCGGAAAGCGCGTTGCGCGAGAAATCGAAGAGCAGGGCAATCAGCTTGCAACAGAGAACCGCCAGATCGAAGCAGAACTGGCGGAAGCCGAACAGGACCTCACGAACAAACGCAAGACGATGACGCCCGAAGCCTTCCGGCCCTTGGCCGATGCATTCGACACCCGCGTCCAGACCACCCGTCAGGCACAAGCGGCAAAGTCCCGCGCGCTGAACTCTCTTCTTGAGCAAGAGCGCGAAGTATTCCTGAACGCCGCCGGTCCGGTTTTGGAGGCCTTGATGCAAGAAGTGGGTGCCAGCGTTGTGCTGGAACGGCGCACCGTTTTTATCAGCGCCAACAGCACCGATATCACCGCCGCCGCGATTGCCCGTCTGAACGAGACATTGGGCGAAGGCGATACCAATACACCTGAACCCAAAGACTGA